The Chitinophaga niabensis genome segment TAATAACGGTAGCAGATATTCCCCGCGGCCTGTTGATCGAGTATAAATATGGGAAAAAAGAAGGTGATCAGTTCATCTATGAGGAAGGAGAGAACCGGGTGATGTTCACCGGTGAATTCAGCATACACGGCCGTACGATTATCCACGACGGGTTTGCACGGTTCAATATTACACCCTGGAAAGGCGCGGGTGTTGCAGTGCCTGTATTTTCACTTCGTTCTGAAAAAGGATTAGGCATCGGAGAGTTTGCAGATCTGAAATTGCTGGCAGACTGGGCGGCCGCTACCGGCCAGCGCATCCTGCAGCTCTTACCGGTGAATGATACCACCGTGAATTACAGCTGGACGGATTCTTATCCCTACGCCGCTATTTCTGCATTTGCATTACATCCCGTTTATATTCATTTACCGGCTGTAGGTAAAGTAAAGGATTACAAAAAGCATCAGGCAAAACTGAACGAACTGCCATCGCTGGATTATGAGCAGGTGATCCGCATTAAAATGGAAGCGCTGAATGAATTGTTCACTGCGTTTAAGCCCGACAGTGATTATCATACCTGGGTAGCAGCTAATCAGCATTGGCTGGAACCTTATGCCCGCTTCAGTTGTGAGCGGGATAAGGATCTGCAGCTTACCGGCCGGCCAACAGAAGCGGCTTTTTATTTTTTCATTCAATATCAGTTGCATAACCAGTTACTGGATGCAGTCAGTTACGCACACAGCAAAGGAGTGGTGATCAAAGGCGATTTGCCAATTGGAGTATTCCTTCAAAGTGTGGAAGTAAAAGAAGCACCGGAGCTTTTCGATACAAATGTGCAGGCAGGCGCTCCGCCGGATGATTTTTCAATGAAGGGGCAGAACTGGGGATTCCCTGTATACAACTGGGCGCAGATGGCAGCAACAGGGTATCGCTGGTGGAAGGAAAGACTGGCGCACATGGCATTGTATTTTTCTGCTTTCCGTATTGATCATATCCTTGGGTTCTTCCGCATCTGGCAAATACCCCGTGATACTTTCGACGGATTACTGGGATACTTTGATCCTGCCATACCTTTTACCATAGATGAATTACAGGCGGCAGGTATTCCATTCGACCGTTCCCGTTATTGCCAGCCTTATATCACAGACGCAATCCTCTACGATACTTTCAGCGATGCCACACCTGCCGTAAAAGGTATCTACTTTGAACGGAACGGCGATGGTACCTTCCGGCTGCAAGCCTCCTACACTACCCAGCAGTCAGTGGCAGATGAGCCGGATCCCTTTATCCGCCAGGGATTACTGCACCTGATCACGAATGTATTATTCCTTGAACCGGTGGATGGTGAATTCCATCCGCGCTTCCATATGCACCTCACCAGTTCTTTCGAAGCACTGGAACCTGCTGTGCAGCACAAACTCCGGGTTTTATCTGACCAGTATTATTTCCACCGCCATGATGCTCTTTGGGAGCAGGAAGCCCTGAAGAAATTACCGGTATTGCAACAGGCTACAGATATGCTGGTTTGCGGCGAAGACCTTGGTATGGTGCCCCATTGCGTACCAGGCGTGATGCAATTACTGGGCATCCTCAGCCTGGAAGTACAGCGTATGCCTAAGGGGGAAAACAGTACCCTTGCATCCGCTCCCTATCTTTCTGTTGTAACGCCTTCCACGCACGACATGAGCACGATCCGTGAATGGGCAGAAGGGGATTATGGTTCACTGATTGAAGAACATTTACAGTCACCTGCCATGTGGTGCATCTTACAGCTGCAGGACTGGCTGGCGCTGGATGAAAGCCTTCCCCATACAGGACCTGCGGAGGAACGGATCAATGTACCGGCTGTTACTCCCTGGTACTGGCGCTACCGCATGCCACTCAGCCTGGAAACGTTGCTGAAAGCAGAGGGGCTTACAACAACCATTCGCGGGATGATCAGTATGGCAGGAAGGGGTTAGGAAATATCATCTTACATTGTGTATATTTAAATTATGGAACTAACACTTTATCCCTTCGAGTTAAGATTCCGCCACACGTTTACTATTTCGAGAAAAAGCAAGGATGTACAACCGCTATTGGTAGCAGAACTGCAGGAAGACGGATGGAGCGGCCTCGGAGAAACTGCCGACAATTCTTACTACAATATTACGGTACCCATACTGATGGCAGCTATCAATGCCCATCGCCCTTTTATTGAATCTTACAAACTGGATACGCCGGAAGCCTTCTGGGAAGCCATGTATCCTAAGTTATCAGATAATTTGTTCGCGCTCTGTGCACTGGACCTTGCTGCGCATGACCTCTATGCGAAACGGCTTGGTAAAAAGCTGTACGAGGTCTGGGGGCTGGAGCCTTCTCATAATCCTTTAACGGATTACACGATCGGGATCGATACGGTGGAGAATATGGTGAAGAAGTTACAGGAATTCCCCTGGCCCATTTACAAGATCAAACTGGGTACCAAAGATGATATTGCCATCATCACGGAATTACGCAAACACACCAAAGCTATTTTTCGTGTGGATGCTAATTGCGCATGGGGTGTGGAGGAAACCCTCCGGAATGCAGCCGCTTTTAAAGAGCTGGGTGTTGAATTCATTGAGCAGCCTATGCCCGCAGCAGATTGGGAGGGCATGAAAAAGGTATACGAAACCTCCGCCTTACCGCTCATAGCAGATGAAAGCTGTATTGTGGAAGCAGATGTAAAGAACTGCCATGGTTATTTCCATGGCATCAATATAAAGCTCACCAAATGCGGCGGCATCACACCTGCCCGCAGGATGATCCTGGAAGCGAAGCAGCTGGGCATGAAGGTAATGACGGGTAGTATGAACGAAAGCACCGTTGGTACTTCTGCCGTAGCACACCTGCTGCCCTATCTGGATTATACTGACATGGACGGCCCGTTGCTGCTGGCAGAAGATACCGCAGATGGCGTTAAGATCCGGAACGGCAAGATCATCTATGCCAACCGGAATGGTACAGGCGCTGAGTTATACAGGGCCTTT includes the following:
- a CDS encoding 4-alpha-glucanotransferase, whose product is MTLHLYVRFSSAWGQELYVAVCHDQGETKLLMEYYNASWWRLTVHLDDPAVFRYRYYLGTLSERNTRAIYCFPSDKELTVRDIWIWPGMVENAWLTAPFSEVFFKREAAALPAPALYTFRVHAPLLKATETVYIIGNIPELGAWNVKQAIPLTYTAEGDLITVADIPRGLLIEYKYGKKEGDQFIYEEGENRVMFTGEFSIHGRTIIHDGFARFNITPWKGAGVAVPVFSLRSEKGLGIGEFADLKLLADWAAATGQRILQLLPVNDTTVNYSWTDSYPYAAISAFALHPVYIHLPAVGKVKDYKKHQAKLNELPSLDYEQVIRIKMEALNELFTAFKPDSDYHTWVAANQHWLEPYARFSCERDKDLQLTGRPTEAAFYFFIQYQLHNQLLDAVSYAHSKGVVIKGDLPIGVFLQSVEVKEAPELFDTNVQAGAPPDDFSMKGQNWGFPVYNWAQMAATGYRWWKERLAHMALYFSAFRIDHILGFFRIWQIPRDTFDGLLGYFDPAIPFTIDELQAAGIPFDRSRYCQPYITDAILYDTFSDATPAVKGIYFERNGDGTFRLQASYTTQQSVADEPDPFIRQGLLHLITNVLFLEPVDGEFHPRFHMHLTSSFEALEPAVQHKLRVLSDQYYFHRHDALWEQEALKKLPVLQQATDMLVCGEDLGMVPHCVPGVMQLLGILSLEVQRMPKGENSTLASAPYLSVVTPSTHDMSTIREWAEGDYGSLIEEHLQSPAMWCILQLQDWLALDESLPHTGPAEERINVPAVTPWYWRYRMPLSLETLLKAEGLTTTIRGMISMAGRG
- a CDS encoding dipeptide epimerase — protein: MELTLYPFELRFRHTFTISRKSKDVQPLLVAELQEDGWSGLGETADNSYYNITVPILMAAINAHRPFIESYKLDTPEAFWEAMYPKLSDNLFALCALDLAAHDLYAKRLGKKLYEVWGLEPSHNPLTDYTIGIDTVENMVKKLQEFPWPIYKIKLGTKDDIAIITELRKHTKAIFRVDANCAWGVEETLRNAAAFKELGVEFIEQPMPAADWEGMKKVYETSALPLIADESCIVEADVKNCHGYFHGINIKLTKCGGITPARRMILEAKQLGMKVMTGSMNESTVGTSAVAHLLPYLDYTDMDGPLLLAEDTADGVKIRNGKIIYANRNGTGAELYRAF